One Streptomyces sp. NBC_00554 DNA segment encodes these proteins:
- a CDS encoding carboxyl transferase domain-containing protein produces MTERTERLTAREAIALVTDDDGFSELPVPIRNFKPDGPLSWQGYDDSRARAATRTGEEESVVCGRAVIGGTPAVLIAFEFGFLGGSLGERTGDRLESAYTYAREHRLPVVPLVATGGSRMQEGMLALTQLQRVARQSALTRAAGIAQIAVLRDPTTGGGWATLGAGADVTLALPGAQVGFAGSRVRPPDADPAAYTAEAQVAAGAVDAVVRPEELRETLALWLKLLTNPGPSSTLRSSGSTEAEAGTAPSPSGETTAHTPPPLSEETTAPTAPPPPGQAKTDAPPPPPALGTLDLPTTGWEAVQHARAPQRPRAAAYLDAYFTHRAAISGDRCGGTDAGMLCGFGLTPGGRTIAYAAQCGTATRPAGYRTAARLIRLAGRLGFPVLTLVDTPGAANDADAERQGAGSAIADLFAAVATARTPVTTLLIGEGGSGGALALAAPGNTWATPDSYFSVIAPELAAAILKRPAGEVRSTSDQLRIRPQDLVELGVIRGIT; encoded by the coding sequence ATGACTGAGCGGACTGAGCGCCTCACGGCCCGCGAGGCAATCGCCCTCGTCACGGACGACGACGGGTTCAGTGAACTGCCCGTCCCCATAAGGAACTTCAAGCCCGACGGTCCACTGTCCTGGCAGGGTTACGACGACTCGCGCGCCCGCGCCGCCACCCGCACCGGCGAGGAGGAGTCCGTCGTCTGCGGCCGTGCCGTCATCGGCGGCACGCCCGCCGTACTGATCGCCTTCGAGTTCGGCTTCCTGGGAGGCTCGCTCGGCGAACGCACCGGCGACCGCCTGGAGTCGGCGTACACCTACGCGCGCGAACACCGTCTCCCCGTCGTCCCGCTCGTCGCCACCGGCGGCAGCCGGATGCAGGAGGGCATGCTCGCGCTCACCCAACTCCAGCGCGTGGCCCGGCAGTCGGCGCTCACCCGGGCAGCGGGGATCGCACAGATCGCCGTCCTGCGGGACCCGACGACGGGCGGCGGCTGGGCCACGCTGGGCGCGGGCGCCGACGTGACCCTCGCACTGCCCGGCGCACAGGTGGGGTTCGCGGGCTCCCGGGTCCGCCCGCCCGACGCGGACCCGGCGGCGTACACGGCGGAGGCGCAGGTGGCGGCGGGCGCGGTGGATGCTGTCGTACGGCCGGAGGAGCTGCGGGAGACGCTGGCGCTGTGGCTGAAGCTGCTCACCAACCCTGGCCCTAGCTCCACCCTCAGGTCCAGTGGCTCGACGGAGGCCGAAGCCGGGACCGCGCCTTCCCCGTCCGGGGAGACCACAGCCCACACCCCGCCTCCCCTGTCCGAGGAGACCACAGCCCCCACCGCACCTCCCCCACCCGGGCAGGCCAAGACCGACGCCCCGCCTCCCCCACCCGCCCTCGGCACCCTTGACCTCCCCACCACCGGCTGGGAAGCCGTCCAGCACGCCCGCGCTCCCCAACGCCCCCGCGCAGCCGCCTACTTGGACGCGTACTTCACCCACCGCGCCGCCATCAGCGGCGACCGCTGCGGCGGAACCGACGCCGGCATGCTGTGCGGCTTCGGCCTCACGCCCGGCGGACGGACCATCGCGTACGCCGCCCAGTGCGGGACCGCGACCCGCCCCGCCGGATACCGCACCGCCGCTCGCCTGATCCGTCTCGCGGGCCGACTCGGCTTCCCGGTACTGACGTTGGTGGACACCCCGGGTGCCGCGAACGACGCGGACGCGGAGCGGCAGGGCGCGGGTTCCGCGATCGCGGACCTGTTCGCGGCCGTTGCCACCGCCCGTACGCCGGTCACCACGCTGTTGATCGGCGAGGGCGGCTCGGGCGGCGCCCTCGCGCTCGCCGCGCCCGGCAACACCTGGGCCACGCCGGACAGTTACTTCTCGGTCATCGCACCGGAGCTCGCGGCCGCGATCCTGAAGCGCCCCGCGGGCGAGGTACGCTCCACCTCGGACCAACTCCGCATCCGGCCACAGGACTTGGTGGAGCTGGGAGTGATCCGGGGCATCACGTAG
- a CDS encoding CU044_2847 family protein, translated as MDGRVEFKTDDGALVLVEGIEDESGSRLVSRGDGTVQAARTFEGSLEGVRAAAESALRVFRDGSLRPDSVEIEFGVKLTAEAGALIAKSAVEGHLLVKLSWSPGPSDGSQETAPPS; from the coding sequence ATGGACGGACGCGTGGAGTTCAAGACCGACGACGGGGCACTGGTCCTCGTCGAGGGCATCGAGGACGAGTCCGGCTCCCGGCTGGTGTCCCGGGGCGACGGGACCGTCCAGGCCGCGCGCACTTTCGAAGGCTCCCTGGAGGGCGTGCGGGCCGCTGCCGAGTCCGCGCTGCGGGTGTTCCGCGACGGCAGCCTGCGCCCCGACTCGGTCGAGATCGAGTTCGGGGTCAAGCTCACGGCGGAGGCGGGCGCCCTGATCGCCAAGAGCGCGGTCGAGGGCCACCTGCTGGTCAAACTCTCCTGGTCTCCCGGGCCGTCCGACGGCTCCCAGGAGACAGCCCCGCCCTCATGA
- a CDS encoding AAA family ATPase — protein sequence MTLWPVYTGGSEPHGGIAKLPAPPPWRDFDGGPELDTPAADGDTSATSPDRRHRARTYRATDRAVQLVNAALYLRRPLLVTGPPGSGKSSLAYAVARELKLGPVLRWNITSRTTLHDGLYQYDPLSRLYDAGRAAARELPADSELQDHLRLGPLGTSLLPYRRPRALLIDEIDKSDLDLPNDLLNILEEGEYEIPELVRSARHTPAAEVMIAGTDDRATVSRGRVRCRAFPFVVLTSNGEREFPPAFLRRCVRLELHQPRDAHLESIVRAHLGEPDSYARELITRFLSRGTGGELATDQLLNAIYLTGAAGLDAASRDDLAEQLMPYLSRTRDDDEF from the coding sequence ATGACCCTGTGGCCCGTCTACACGGGTGGGAGCGAGCCCCACGGCGGCATCGCCAAGCTTCCCGCGCCGCCGCCCTGGCGCGACTTCGACGGCGGCCCCGAGCTGGACACGCCCGCCGCGGACGGCGACACCTCGGCCACCTCCCCGGACCGCAGGCACCGCGCCCGCACCTACCGGGCAACCGACCGTGCGGTCCAACTAGTCAACGCAGCCCTGTACTTGCGCCGCCCGCTCCTGGTGACGGGCCCGCCGGGCAGCGGGAAGTCCTCGCTCGCGTACGCGGTGGCAAGGGAGTTGAAGCTCGGCCCGGTGCTCCGCTGGAACATCACCAGCCGCACCACCCTGCACGACGGGCTCTACCAGTACGACCCGCTGTCCCGTCTGTACGACGCCGGTCGCGCCGCCGCGCGCGAACTCCCCGCGGACAGCGAGCTCCAGGACCATCTGCGCCTGGGCCCGCTGGGCACCTCGCTTCTCCCCTACCGCCGCCCCCGCGCCCTGCTCATCGACGAGATCGACAAGAGCGACCTCGACCTGCCCAACGACCTGCTGAACATCCTGGAGGAGGGCGAGTACGAGATCCCCGAGCTGGTCCGGTCGGCCCGCCACACTCCGGCTGCCGAGGTGATGATCGCCGGTACGGACGACCGTGCCACCGTCTCCCGTGGCCGGGTCCGCTGCCGCGCCTTCCCCTTCGTCGTGCTGACCAGCAACGGCGAGCGCGAGTTCCCGCCCGCCTTCCTGCGCCGCTGCGTCCGCCTCGAACTCCACCAGCCGCGCGACGCCCACCTCGAAAGCATCGTCCGCGCTCACCTCGGCGAGCCGGACAGCTATGCCCGCGAGCTGATCACCCGCTTCCTCTCCCGGGGCACCGGCGGCGAACTCGCCACCGACCAGCTCCTCAACGCCATCTACCTGACGGGTGCGGCGGGGCTCGACGCGGCGTCGCGGGACGACCTGGCGGAGCAGCTGATGCCGTATCTGAGCCGGACCCGGGACGACGATGAGTTCTGA
- a CDS encoding S8 family serine peptidase: protein MTRGPARRGAALLSAGLVIALLPAGQAAAAPDTGTSTATGTSTATGAASAARTVTLVTGDQVTVTDLGGGKKTVTVERPKGATGAVRTQVANGTVTVVPDEALPYLRAGTLDRRLFDVSELIRQGLTDQKTDELPLIVTYEKKARAVTPRGAERTRALPSIDGAAVDADKGRTFWQALTAQDGIDKVWLDGRVTADMAESNAQIGTAAAWEAGLTGKGVTVAVLDTGVDAGHPDLAGRVSATKSFIEGEEVADRNGHGTHVTSTVGGSGAASDGLEKGVAPGATLAVGKVLSDQGSGSESQIIAGMEWAARDVHAKVISMSLGSTEAGDGTDPMAEAVNTLSRETGALFVIAAGNTGAPSSIGSPGAADSALTIGAVDSADEAAYFTSAGPRYGDNALKPDLSAPGVDILAARSQLVGGEGYYESMSGTSMATPHVAGVAALLAEKHPDWTGAQLKDALMSTSKQLDASAYVLGSGRVSVPDAIGTSVTATGSADLGFYGWPYEANEPVTKTVTYTNSSDTAVDLTLAVQGAPEGVATLADSTLTVPAHGTAATTVTGDGTKAAVGNTSGQIVASVAGTPVAHTAFGLVKEEERYTLTVHVKDRDGAATAAGLVVQQLTEGVDPFWAPVDDSGTLELRLKPGAYSLDTFLDVRGGNGADSLGLGFLTAPEVTLDQDREVTLDGRQLKEIEAKVDRRTETRQLLMEYSRKAGGADLFEAVQVPVKYDSIFAAPTAKVTEGTFEYRTVWRLGKPLLEVKGVGGAVVQPGTTLIEGRSKLPLVDVGEGPFTGVKGKAVLARLGDGVEPAALAQAAQDAGAKALFVTDDTAGRLNAWFGTEDYLDRPLQVATVNAVDAARLRVSKSVDMTGTRNTPYTYDLSEGHAGAIPRGDLTYEPGDRELAVLDTEFHAAKPVSGGEFRYSITDTFPIGIGFKERINYPAERTDYVSTGAGQLWHESVDLGDSALEERSGLVRYRGGTHPDLDWFKPVWHPWLGTGLGWGQQRVGNQMQFNTPGWGDSGPDHTGFGDVWSADNGMTQFTAVYQDGTLVDRRMSSGAYVWDAPADEHTYKVVTDTTLDADRWKLSTKGHSEWTFKSEATPEDRWTFLPLLNLGYDIDTDLTGDVRGGSRVPVGIYAEYVKGAADTGTIAGGKLEVSYDDGKTWRTVKLGAGKASWSGTLTVPRDAEYISLRASASDDRGGSVSQEIIRAVGVR, encoded by the coding sequence ATGACCAGAGGACCAGCGAGACGCGGGGCGGCGCTGTTGTCGGCCGGGCTCGTGATCGCCTTGCTGCCCGCCGGGCAGGCGGCGGCCGCACCGGACACCGGGACTTCGACCGCCACCGGGACGTCGACTGCCACTGGGGCCGCGAGCGCCGCCCGCACCGTAACCCTCGTCACCGGCGACCAGGTGACCGTCACCGACCTGGGCGGCGGGAAGAAGACGGTCACCGTCGAGCGCCCCAAGGGTGCCACCGGCGCCGTGCGCACCCAGGTGGCGAACGGCACCGTCACCGTCGTACCGGACGAGGCGCTGCCGTATCTGCGGGCGGGCACCCTCGACCGGCGGCTGTTCGACGTGAGCGAGCTGATACGGCAGGGGCTCACCGACCAGAAGACGGACGAGCTGCCGCTGATCGTCACCTACGAGAAGAAGGCGCGTGCGGTGACTCCGCGCGGGGCCGAGCGCACGCGTGCCCTGCCGAGCATCGACGGCGCCGCCGTCGACGCGGACAAGGGGCGCACCTTCTGGCAGGCACTCACCGCCCAGGACGGCATCGACAAGGTCTGGCTCGACGGGCGCGTCACGGCCGACATGGCCGAGAGCAACGCGCAGATCGGCACGGCGGCGGCGTGGGAGGCCGGGCTCACCGGCAAGGGGGTCACGGTCGCCGTCCTCGACACGGGCGTCGATGCCGGACATCCGGACCTCGCCGGACGGGTCTCGGCGACAAAGAGCTTTATCGAGGGTGAGGAGGTCGCCGACCGCAACGGGCATGGCACGCACGTCACTTCGACCGTGGGCGGGAGCGGCGCCGCCTCGGACGGGCTGGAGAAGGGCGTCGCGCCCGGGGCCACGCTCGCCGTCGGCAAGGTCCTCAGCGACCAGGGTTCCGGGAGCGAGTCGCAGATCATCGCCGGTATGGAGTGGGCCGCGCGTGACGTGCACGCCAAGGTGATCTCCATGAGCCTCGGCTCGACCGAGGCCGGCGACGGCACCGACCCCATGGCCGAGGCGGTCAACACCCTCTCCCGGGAGACCGGCGCACTCTTCGTCATCGCCGCCGGGAACACCGGCGCCCCCTCCTCCATCGGCTCACCCGGCGCCGCCGACTCCGCGCTGACCATCGGCGCGGTCGACTCCGCCGACGAGGCCGCCTACTTCACCAGCGCGGGCCCGCGCTACGGCGACAACGCCCTCAAGCCCGACCTCTCCGCGCCGGGCGTCGACATCCTCGCCGCACGCTCCCAACTCGTGGGCGGCGAAGGCTATTACGAGAGCATGAGCGGTACGTCGATGGCCACGCCGCATGTCGCGGGGGTGGCCGCCCTGCTCGCCGAGAAGCACCCGGACTGGACCGGCGCGCAACTCAAGGACGCGCTGATGTCCACGTCGAAGCAACTCGACGCTTCTGCCTACGTGTTGGGCTCCGGGCGCGTGAGCGTGCCGGACGCGATCGGCACCTCGGTCACCGCGACCGGCAGCGCGGACCTCGGCTTCTACGGCTGGCCGTACGAGGCGAACGAACCCGTCACCAAGACGGTGACGTACACCAACTCCTCCGACACAGCAGTGGACTTGACCCTCGCCGTACAGGGCGCGCCCGAAGGTGTCGCGACCCTCGCCGACTCCACGCTCACCGTGCCCGCGCACGGGACCGCGGCAACCACGGTGACGGGCGACGGCACGAAGGCGGCCGTCGGCAACACGTCCGGGCAGATCGTCGCCTCCGTGGCCGGCACTCCCGTCGCGCACACCGCGTTCGGGCTGGTCAAGGAGGAGGAGCGGTACACGCTCACCGTGCACGTCAAGGACCGTGACGGTGCCGCGACGGCCGCCGGTCTCGTGGTCCAGCAGCTCACGGAGGGCGTCGACCCGTTCTGGGCGCCGGTCGACGACTCCGGCACCCTGGAACTCCGGCTGAAGCCGGGGGCGTACAGCCTGGACACCTTCCTCGACGTGCGCGGCGGCAACGGCGCGGACTCACTCGGGCTCGGCTTCCTCACGGCACCCGAGGTCACGCTCGACCAGGACCGTGAAGTCACCCTCGACGGAAGGCAGTTGAAGGAGATCGAGGCGAAGGTCGACCGGCGGACCGAGACCCGGCAGCTGCTGATGGAGTACAGCCGGAAGGCGGGCGGGGCCGACCTGTTCGAGGCCGTCCAGGTGCCGGTGAAGTACGACAGCATCTTCGCCGCGCCCACCGCGAAGGTCACCGAGGGCACCTTCGAGTACCGGACCGTGTGGCGGCTCGGTAAGCCGCTCCTCGAGGTCAAGGGCGTCGGCGGGGCGGTCGTCCAGCCGGGCACCACGCTGATCGAGGGGCGCAGCAAGCTGCCGCTCGTGGATGTCGGGGAGGGCCCCTTCACCGGGGTGAAGGGCAAGGCCGTTCTCGCACGGCTCGGCGACGGCGTCGAACCTGCCGCCCTCGCCCAGGCGGCCCAGGACGCGGGCGCCAAGGCACTGTTCGTGACCGACGACACGGCGGGACGCCTCAACGCCTGGTTCGGCACGGAGGACTACCTCGACCGGCCGCTGCAGGTCGCCACGGTGAACGCGGTGGACGCGGCCAGGCTGCGGGTGTCCAAGAGCGTCGACATGACGGGGACGCGCAACACGCCCTACACGTACGACCTTTCGGAGGGGCACGCGGGCGCCATCCCTCGCGGGGATCTGACGTACGAGCCCGGCGACCGCGAACTCGCCGTCCTCGACACCGAGTTCCACGCCGCGAAGCCCGTGTCGGGCGGCGAGTTCCGCTACTCGATCACCGACACCTTCCCCATCGGAATCGGCTTCAAGGAGCGGATCAACTACCCGGCCGAGCGGACCGACTATGTCTCCACCGGCGCCGGACAGCTGTGGCACGAGTCCGTGGACCTCGGGGACAGCGCGCTGGAGGAGCGCAGCGGACTTGTCCGGTACCGCGGGGGCACCCACCCGGACCTCGACTGGTTCAAGCCCGTCTGGCATCCCTGGCTCGGCACCGGCCTCGGCTGGGGCCAGCAACGCGTCGGCAACCAGATGCAGTTCAACACACCCGGCTGGGGCGACTCAGGGCCCGACCACACCGGCTTCGGCGACGTGTGGAGCGCGGACAACGGCATGACCCAGTTCACGGCGGTGTACCAGGACGGAACCCTCGTCGACCGGCGCATGAGCTCGGGCGCGTACGTCTGGGACGCGCCCGCCGACGAGCACACGTACAAGGTCGTCACGGACACGACGCTGGACGCGGACCGCTGGAAGCTGTCCACGAAGGGCCACTCCGAGTGGACCTTCAAGTCGGAGGCCACGCCCGAGGACCGCTGGACCTTCCTGCCACTCCTCAACCTCGGCTACGACATCGACACCGACCTCACGGGCGACGTGCGCGGCGGCAGCCGGGTACCGGTGGGGATCTACGCCGAGTACGTGAAGGGCGCGGCGGACACCGGGACCATTGCGGGCGGGAAGCTGGAGGTGTCGTACGACGACGGGAAGACGTGGCGGACGGTGAAACTCGGTGCCGGGAAGGCGTCCTGGAGCGGGACGCTGACGGTGCCGCGTGACGCCGAGTACATCTCGCTGCGGGCCTCCGCGAGTGACGACCGGGGTGGCTCGGTGAGCCAGGAGATCATCCGGGCGGTGGGGGTGCGGTAG
- a CDS encoding acyl-CoA synthetase has protein sequence MSPLFPALVSGDCAARPALRFGERSLTYGELAAASAPLAERIRDSGRVAVWATPTLETAVGVVAALLAGVPAVPLNPKSGESELGHILSDSRPSVVLAEAGVELPGSLRELVRIDVEVRPRGGGTAVWEAPEEDAAALVVYTSGTTGPPKGAVIPRRAIAATLDALADAWQWTGEDVLVHGLPLFHVHGLILGILGPLRRGGAVRHLGRFSAEGVARELNDGATMLFGVPTMYHRLAEVLDEDVELAKALGRARLLVSGSAALPVHDHERITAATGRRVIERYGMTETLMNTSVRVDGEPRPGTVGVPLPGVGLRLVEEDGSTIAAYDTDGAPTGFCDGESVGEIQVRGPNLFTEYLNRPDATAAAFTEDGWFRTGDMAVLDADGYVRIVGRKATDLIKSGGYKIGAGEIENALLEHPAVREAAVTGEPDEDLGERIVAWVVPEGAPDPALDSELSDHVARRLAPHKRPRVVHFLESLPRNDMGKILKRALRKDAE, from the coding sequence GTGTCCCCTCTCTTCCCGGCTCTGGTGTCGGGCGACTGCGCCGCTCGGCCCGCCCTGCGATTCGGCGAGCGCTCACTGACCTACGGCGAACTCGCGGCCGCGAGCGCACCGCTGGCCGAACGGATCAGAGACTCGGGCCGTGTCGCCGTATGGGCGACGCCGACCCTTGAGACCGCTGTCGGGGTCGTGGCCGCGCTGCTCGCCGGGGTGCCGGCCGTGCCGCTCAATCCGAAGTCGGGCGAGAGCGAGCTGGGGCACATCCTGTCCGACAGCCGGCCGTCGGTGGTGCTGGCCGAGGCGGGGGTCGAACTGCCCGGCTCCCTGCGCGAGTTGGTGCGTATCGACGTCGAAGTGCGCCCCAGAGGTGGCGGTACGGCCGTATGGGAAGCCCCGGAGGAGGACGCCGCCGCCCTCGTCGTCTACACCTCCGGCACCACAGGACCACCCAAGGGCGCCGTCATCCCGCGCCGCGCGATCGCCGCGACCCTCGACGCGCTGGCCGACGCCTGGCAGTGGACGGGTGAGGACGTTCTCGTGCACGGGCTGCCGCTGTTCCATGTGCACGGGCTGATCCTGGGCATCCTGGGGCCGCTGCGGCGCGGTGGGGCCGTGCGGCATCTGGGGCGGTTCAGCGCGGAGGGCGTGGCGCGGGAGCTGAACGACGGCGCGACGATGCTGTTCGGGGTGCCGACGATGTACCACCGGCTCGCCGAAGTCCTGGACGAGGACGTGGAGTTGGCCAAGGCGCTCGGCCGGGCGCGGCTCCTGGTGTCGGGTTCCGCTGCGCTGCCCGTGCACGACCACGAGCGGATCACGGCCGCGACCGGGCGCAGGGTCATCGAGCGGTACGGCATGACGGAGACGCTGATGAACACGAGTGTCCGGGTGGACGGTGAGCCGCGGCCCGGCACCGTCGGCGTGCCGCTGCCCGGGGTCGGCCTGCGGCTCGTGGAGGAGGACGGGTCGACGATCGCCGCGTACGACACGGACGGCGCCCCCACCGGCTTCTGCGACGGGGAGAGCGTCGGCGAGATCCAGGTCCGCGGGCCGAACCTCTTCACCGAGTACCTGAACCGGCCCGACGCCACCGCCGCCGCGTTCACCGAGGACGGCTGGTTCCGCACCGGCGACATGGCGGTCCTGGACGCCGACGGATACGTACGCATCGTCGGCCGCAAGGCCACCGACCTGATCAAGAGCGGCGGCTACAAGATCGGCGCGGGCGAGATCGAGAACGCGCTCCTCGAACACCCCGCCGTGCGCGAGGCCGCCGTCACCGGCGAACCCGACGAGGACCTGGGCGAGCGGATCGTGGCCTGGGTGGTACCGGAAGGCGCCCCCGACCCCGCCCTCGACTCCGAGCTCTCCGACCACGTGGCCCGGCGTCTCGCCCCGCACAAGCGTCCGCGCGTGGTCCACTTCCTGGAGTCCCTGCCCCGCAACGACATGGGCAAGATCCTCAAGCGGGCTCTGCGCAAGGATGCGGAATGA
- a CDS encoding trypsin-like peptidase domain-containing protein, whose protein sequence is MTSASWHARITCGRETGAGFLVTERHVLTCAHVVGRSGTDPVGVSFAPGEAAIPARVVAHGGWDGRETDPGDVAVLELDRDVPMKPAEFAAPSDAYGDPPRRLLAYGFPKRYDEGTIAEYRATADQLIAGEWVQLEAWAAHGQPLVPGFSGAALTLADTGRVVGMVSAAARDPGIRNGRMLPAHIMARYWPRLGELIPTPEYGRPEKERLRELVAGYRASEVPECGPERLYRDAVGPFGPPVPSRGFASLWDAAWYLLSEVPDTGAVARFAARLADFTEDAPTRGALRTWPRGPHDRGGAPPVHAPADRPALAARPWSPILVEIAPSGSGDHQFLVEVSAYNGRHRRVVGSRPLPADRVRAYVLERIDEAYHELEPDARELIAFVLPRRWLNTDVAHWKRSADDDSPLGSFAPLVVMDLERRRSGGLQHMLLKKWQRLDAQPGARLHRIGCGAVGQDPVRLTIGLRRGADMVGFASPPRADGTRRLFQASLNAAVPVMLWPRTGCRGEQRGGAHEDCSGAAFLDRLAEHLADLPPSEIPTYIHELRETAYASDAPEPHWAYDLALLWEDPRCLPDPVGYLHSPVG, encoded by the coding sequence ATGACCAGCGCCTCCTGGCACGCGCGGATCACCTGCGGACGTGAGACCGGCGCCGGCTTCCTGGTCACCGAGCGGCACGTCCTGACCTGTGCGCACGTGGTCGGCCGCAGCGGTACGGACCCGGTGGGCGTCTCCTTCGCGCCGGGCGAGGCCGCGATCCCCGCGCGGGTGGTCGCACACGGCGGCTGGGACGGCCGGGAGACCGACCCCGGCGATGTCGCCGTACTCGAGCTGGACCGCGATGTGCCGATGAAGCCCGCGGAGTTCGCGGCGCCCTCCGACGCGTACGGCGATCCGCCGCGCAGGCTCCTCGCCTATGGGTTCCCCAAGCGGTACGACGAGGGGACGATCGCCGAATACCGGGCCACCGCCGACCAGTTGATCGCCGGCGAGTGGGTCCAGCTGGAGGCGTGGGCCGCGCACGGACAGCCTCTCGTACCCGGCTTCAGCGGCGCGGCGCTCACCCTCGCGGACACCGGCCGGGTCGTCGGCATGGTCTCCGCCGCCGCCCGCGACCCCGGGATCCGCAACGGCCGGATGCTGCCCGCGCACATCATGGCCCGCTACTGGCCCCGGCTCGGCGAACTGATCCCGACTCCGGAGTACGGGCGGCCGGAGAAGGAGCGGCTGCGGGAACTGGTGGCGGGGTACCGGGCGTCGGAGGTGCCCGAGTGCGGTCCCGAGCGGCTCTACCGGGACGCCGTGGGCCCGTTCGGACCGCCGGTTCCGTCGCGCGGGTTCGCGTCGTTGTGGGACGCGGCCTGGTATCTGCTCTCCGAGGTGCCCGACACCGGGGCCGTCGCCCGGTTCGCCGCGCGGCTCGCCGACTTCACCGAGGACGCGCCTACGAGGGGCGCGCTGCGGACCTGGCCGCGGGGCCCGCACGACCGCGGCGGCGCACCGCCGGTACACGCTCCCGCCGACCGCCCCGCCCTCGCGGCGAGGCCCTGGTCCCCCATCCTCGTGGAGATCGCGCCCAGCGGTTCGGGCGACCACCAGTTCCTGGTCGAGGTGTCCGCGTACAACGGCCGGCACCGCCGTGTGGTCGGCTCACGCCCCCTGCCCGCCGACCGCGTCCGCGCCTACGTCCTGGAACGCATCGACGAGGCCTACCACGAACTGGAGCCCGACGCCCGGGAGTTGATCGCCTTCGTACTGCCGCGGCGCTGGCTCAACACGGATGTGGCGCACTGGAAGCGCAGCGCCGACGACGACAGTCCGCTCGGCTCCTTCGCGCCGCTCGTCGTGATGGACCTGGAGCGGCGGCGCAGCGGCGGCCTGCAGCACATGCTGCTGAAGAAGTGGCAGCGCCTCGACGCGCAGCCCGGGGCACGGCTGCATCGCATCGGCTGCGGTGCCGTCGGACAGGACCCGGTCCGGCTGACGATCGGGCTGCGGCGCGGCGCCGACATGGTGGGTTTCGCCTCGCCACCGCGCGCGGACGGCACCCGGCGGCTGTTCCAGGCGAGCCTGAATGCGGCGGTGCCGGTGATGCTGTGGCCGCGCACCGGCTGCCGCGGTGAGCAGCGCGGTGGGGCGCACGAGGACTGCTCGGGCGCCGCGTTCCTGGACCGCCTGGCCGAACACCTGGCGGACCTGCCGCCGTCCGAAATCCCCACCTACATCCACGAGTTGCGCGAGACGGCGTACGCCTCCGACGCGCCGGAACCGCACTGGGCGTACGACCTGGCGCTGCTCTGGGAAGACCCCAGATGTCTGCCCGACCCCGTCGGCTATCTGCACTCGCCGGTCGGCTGA